A single Methylobacterium sp. 17Sr1-1 DNA region contains:
- a CDS encoding DUF1150 domain-containing protein, whose amino-acid sequence MSDTTLNLDSTLDAGALAALGEGHVAYVRAMRSEEVKRLFPEAPDLTPGLDLFALLSASGAPILLTDSRDAAFANAWAHDLQALSVH is encoded by the coding sequence ATGTCCGACACCACCCTGAACCTGGACTCCACCCTCGACGCCGGCGCGCTCGCCGCCCTCGGCGAGGGCCACGTGGCCTATGTCCGCGCCATGCGCTCGGAGGAGGTCAAGCGCCTCTTCCCGGAGGCTCCGGACCTCACCCCCGGCCTCGACCTGTTCGCCCTGCTCTCGGCGAGCGGCGCCCCGATCCTGCTGACCGACAGCCGCGACGCGGCCTTCGCCAATGCGTGGGCGCACGACCTGCAGGCGCTCAGCGTGCATTGA
- a CDS encoding pitrilysin family protein: protein MRPAPGLVCPVSATLRTDAAPFGRAEAGGPDVASFVLDNGLDVVVVPDHRAPVVTHMVWYRNGSADDPLGQSGIAHFLEHLMFKGTETHPVGAFSKAVSSLGGQENAFTSFDYTAYFQRVARENLKTMMSFEADRMTGLILDDAVVAPERDVVLEERRMRVETDPAAQLSEAMAASLFVHHPYGIPIIGWMHEIEELNRTHALDYYRRFYTPENAILVVAGDVTADEVRRLADDTYGVVAPRGARPQRVRPREPEPRAARRLSVADPKVEQPTLQRLYLTPSCITARDGESHALELLAEVLGGGPTSYLYRSLVLDQGVAVNAGAWYMGSAIDDTRFSVYAVPAEGVSLEKLEEALDRALARAPSEALSATAIERAKTRLVAETVYSSDSQSSLARIFGSALAIGESIEEVRRWPAEIEAVQAAHLAAVAERYLVPARSVTGYLTKGQAAAAAA from the coding sequence ATGCGCCCCGCCCCCGGCCTCGTCTGCCCCGTCAGCGCGACCCTGCGCACCGACGCGGCGCCCTTCGGCCGAGCGGAGGCGGGCGGTCCCGACGTGGCGTCCTTCGTGCTCGACAACGGCCTCGACGTGGTGGTGGTGCCCGACCACCGCGCCCCGGTCGTCACCCACATGGTGTGGTACCGCAACGGCTCGGCGGATGATCCGCTCGGCCAGTCCGGCATCGCCCACTTCCTCGAGCACCTGATGTTCAAGGGCACCGAGACCCATCCGGTCGGCGCCTTCTCGAAGGCGGTGTCGAGCTTGGGGGGCCAGGAGAACGCCTTCACGTCGTTCGACTACACCGCCTACTTCCAGCGCGTCGCCCGCGAGAACCTGAAGACCATGATGAGCTTCGAGGCGGACCGGATGACCGGCCTGATCCTCGACGACGCCGTGGTGGCCCCCGAGCGCGACGTGGTGCTGGAGGAGCGACGCATGCGGGTCGAGACCGATCCGGCGGCCCAGCTCTCCGAGGCGATGGCGGCCTCGCTGTTCGTGCACCATCCCTACGGCATCCCGATCATCGGCTGGATGCACGAGATCGAGGAGCTGAACCGCACCCACGCCCTCGACTATTACCGCCGCTTCTACACCCCGGAGAACGCCATCCTGGTGGTCGCCGGCGACGTCACCGCCGACGAGGTCCGGCGGCTCGCCGACGACACCTACGGCGTGGTGGCGCCGCGCGGCGCCCGGCCGCAGCGGGTGCGGCCGCGGGAGCCGGAGCCGCGGGCGGCGCGCCGCCTCAGCGTCGCCGACCCGAAGGTCGAGCAGCCGACCCTGCAGCGGCTCTACCTCACCCCCTCCTGCATCACCGCCCGCGACGGCGAGAGCCACGCCCTGGAGCTGCTGGCCGAGGTGTTGGGCGGCGGGCCGACCTCCTACCTCTACCGCAGCCTGGTGCTGGACCAGGGCGTCGCGGTGAATGCCGGTGCCTGGTACATGGGCTCGGCGATCGACGACACCCGCTTCTCGGTCTACGCCGTGCCGGCGGAGGGCGTGAGCCTCGAGAAGCTGGAGGAGGCCCTCGACCGCGCGCTCGCCCGCGCCCCCTCCGAGGCCCTGTCCGCCACCGCGATCGAGCGGGCGAAGACCCGCCTCGTCGCCGAGACGGTGTACTCTTCCGACAGCCAGTCGTCGCTCGCCCGCATCTTCGGCTCGGCGCTCGCCATCGGCGAGAGCATCGAGGAAGTCCGGCGCTGGCCGGCCGAGATCGAGGCGGTGCAGGCCGCCCACCTGGCGGCCGTCGCCGAGCGCTACCTGGTGCCGGCCCGCTCGGTCACCGGCTATCTGACCAAGGGTCAAGCGGCCGCGGCGGCCGCCTGA
- a CDS encoding Hsp20 family protein, with protein sequence MTRPSPFGHPFLLGFDEIEQALDRVAKAANDGYPPYNIERLPRTEREPERLRITLAVAGFTRDQLDVTLEESQLIVRGRQADDKSRTFLHRGIAARQFQRAFLLADGMEVLGADLSNGLLSIDLARPEPERIVRRIDIGSRDDA encoded by the coding sequence ATGACGCGTCCTTCGCCGTTCGGGCATCCGTTCCTGCTGGGCTTCGACGAGATCGAGCAGGCGCTCGACCGCGTCGCCAAGGCCGCCAATGACGGCTACCCGCCCTACAACATCGAGAGGCTGCCCCGCACCGAGCGGGAGCCGGAGCGGCTGCGCATCACCCTGGCGGTGGCCGGCTTCACCCGCGACCAGCTCGACGTGACCCTGGAGGAGAGCCAGCTCATCGTCCGCGGCCGCCAAGCCGACGACAAGAGCCGGACCTTCCTGCACCGGGGCATCGCCGCCCGGCAGTTCCAGCGCGCCTTCCTGCTCGCCGACGGCATGGAGGTGCTGGGTGCCGACCTGTCGAACGGTCTGCTGTCGATCGACCTCGCCCGGCCCGAGCCGGAGCGCATCGTGCGACGGATCGACATCGGGTCGCGCGACGACGCCTGA
- the lspA gene encoding signal peptidase II, whose protein sequence is MRPLPFGLLVALVTLVLDQGTKLGLLFLADLPLREPVVLAPFAQLIVVWNRGVSYGLFQQDSALGRWLLVGVSLVATVALSVWMARAGSRWLAGSLGLIVGGAIGNAIDRAAYGAVFDFVHLHAGAWSWYVFNVADAGIVFGVVGLLYDGLVLERRRAPATGGQT, encoded by the coding sequence ATGCGTCCCCTCCCCTTCGGGCTCCTGGTCGCGCTCGTCACCCTGGTCCTCGACCAGGGGACGAAGCTCGGCCTCCTGTTCCTCGCCGATCTGCCCCTGCGCGAGCCGGTGGTGCTCGCGCCCTTCGCGCAGCTGATCGTGGTGTGGAACCGCGGCGTCTCCTACGGGCTGTTCCAGCAGGATTCGGCGCTCGGGCGCTGGCTGCTGGTGGGCGTGTCGCTGGTGGCGACGGTCGCGCTCTCGGTGTGGATGGCCCGGGCCGGCAGCCGCTGGCTCGCCGGCTCGCTCGGCCTCATCGTCGGCGGGGCGATCGGCAACGCCATCGACCGCGCCGCCTACGGCGCGGTGTTCGACTTCGTCCACCTCCATGCCGGGGCCTGGTCCTGGTACGTGTTCAACGTGGCGGATGCCGGCATCGTCTTCGGCGTGGTCGGACTCCTCTACGACGGGCTGGTGCTGGAGCGCCGCCGGGCCCCGGCAACGGGCGGGCAGACCTGA
- the ileS gene encoding isoleucine--tRNA ligase codes for MTEHKPEPKPAAGRDYSETLFLPVTEFPMRAGLPQREPEILARWTRTDLYARIREAAAGRPKFVLHDGPPYANGHIHIGTALNKILKDIVVRTQGALGHDANYVPGWDCHGLPIEWKIEEQYRAAGRNKDEVPVVEFRRECRTFAEHWLSVQREEFKRLGVTGDWDHPYLTMAYPAEAAIARELMTFATTGQLYRGSKPVMWSVVEKTALAEAEVEYEDHVSDTIWAAFPVVASKTAPDLQDARIVIWTTTPWTIPANRAVAYSRKVSYGLYRVVAAPQENWSQPGVRYVVADKLAGDVFKAARVESFERLSDVSGEDLAGLTLAHPLAAWNDGYGHAVPMLEGEHVTDEAGTGFVHTAPSHGREDFEVWMANGRQLRERAIETTIPYTVDADGVLTEAAPGLTGKRVLDEKGQKGDANKAVIAALTAAGTLVGRGTLKHSYPHSWRSKKPVIFRNTPQWFIALDKPVATLNDATLRDVALREIAVTQWVPPQGQNRITGMIANRPDWVVSRQRAWGVPITVFVHRETGELLRDETVNARIHAAFAAEGADAWFTDADGARFLAPDYDPAAYEKVTDVLDVWFDSGSTHAFTLDDPDAFPGLAGIRRRRDGGEDTVMYLEGSDQHRGWFHSSLLESCGTRDRAPYDVVLTHGFVLDSKGEKMSKSKGNTVAPQDVIKSSGADILRLWVAASDYTDDLRIGPEIIKTFSETYRKLRNSLRWMLGTLAHHRPEDRVAPEAMPELERFILHRLAELDGEIRDAFRTFDTKRVVALLNGFMTGDLSSFYFDVRKDALYCDPISSETRRAALTVVDEVFRRVTVWLAPVLAFTAEEAWLARYPSETASVHTETLPETPAAWRDEVLAKRWAKIRRVRRVVTGALEIERAAKRIGASLEAAPKVFVADSDLLASLDGIDFAEVCITSDIAVEAGEGPADAFRLDEVKGVAVVPALAQGRKCARSWKVLPSVGSDPDYPDVTPRDAQALREWDALHAKAAE; via the coding sequence ATGACCGAGCATAAGCCCGAGCCTAAGCCCGCCGCCGGGCGCGACTATTCCGAGACCCTGTTCCTGCCGGTCACCGAGTTCCCGATGCGGGCCGGCCTGCCGCAGCGCGAGCCGGAGATCCTGGCGCGCTGGACGAGGACCGATCTCTACGCCCGCATCCGCGAGGCCGCCGCCGGCCGGCCGAAATTCGTGCTGCACGACGGTCCTCCCTATGCCAACGGCCACATCCACATCGGCACGGCGCTCAACAAGATCCTGAAGGACATCGTCGTCCGCACGCAGGGCGCGCTCGGGCACGACGCCAACTACGTCCCGGGCTGGGATTGCCACGGCCTGCCGATCGAGTGGAAGATCGAGGAGCAGTACCGCGCCGCCGGCCGCAACAAGGACGAGGTGCCGGTGGTCGAGTTCCGGCGCGAGTGCCGGACCTTCGCCGAGCACTGGCTGTCGGTGCAGCGGGAGGAGTTCAAGCGCCTCGGCGTCACCGGCGACTGGGACCATCCCTACCTGACCATGGCCTACCCGGCCGAGGCCGCGATCGCCCGCGAGCTGATGACGTTCGCCACCACCGGCCAGCTCTATCGCGGCTCGAAGCCGGTGATGTGGTCGGTGGTCGAGAAGACCGCGCTCGCCGAGGCCGAGGTCGAGTACGAGGACCACGTCAGCGACACCATCTGGGCCGCCTTCCCGGTCGTCGCCTCGAAGACGGCCCCGGACTTGCAAGACGCCCGGATCGTCATCTGGACCACCACCCCCTGGACGATCCCGGCCAACCGGGCGGTCGCCTATTCCAGAAAAGTATCCTACGGACTGTATCGTGTCGTTGCTGCGCCTCAAGAGAACTGGTCTCAACCTGGTGTTCGTTACGTTGTTGCTGACAAACTGGCGGGCGACGTCTTCAAGGCAGCGCGGGTCGAGTCCTTCGAGCGACTGAGCGACGTCTCAGGCGAAGACCTCGCCGGCCTGACGCTGGCCCACCCGCTCGCCGCCTGGAACGACGGCTACGGCCACGCCGTGCCGATGCTGGAGGGCGAGCACGTCACCGACGAGGCCGGCACCGGCTTCGTTCACACCGCGCCGAGCCACGGCCGCGAGGATTTCGAGGTCTGGATGGCCAACGGCCGCCAGTTGCGCGAGCGCGCCATCGAGACGACGATCCCCTACACGGTCGATGCCGACGGCGTGCTGACCGAGGCGGCGCCCGGCCTCACCGGCAAGCGCGTCCTCGACGAGAAGGGCCAGAAGGGCGACGCCAACAAGGCGGTGATCGCCGCGCTGACCGCCGCCGGAACGCTGGTCGGCCGCGGTACGCTCAAGCACAGCTACCCGCATTCCTGGCGCTCGAAGAAGCCGGTCATCTTCCGCAACACGCCGCAATGGTTCATCGCCCTCGACAAGCCGGTGGCGACGCTCAACGACGCGACCCTCCGCGACGTGGCGTTGCGCGAGATCGCCGTGACCCAGTGGGTGCCGCCGCAGGGGCAGAACCGCATCACCGGCATGATCGCCAACCGCCCGGACTGGGTGGTGTCGCGCCAGCGCGCCTGGGGCGTGCCGATCACGGTGTTCGTGCACCGCGAGACCGGCGAGCTTCTTCGCGACGAGACGGTCAATGCCCGCATCCACGCCGCCTTCGCGGCGGAGGGGGCGGATGCCTGGTTCACCGATGCCGACGGCGCCCGCTTCCTCGCGCCGGACTACGACCCGGCCGCCTACGAGAAGGTGACCGACGTCCTCGACGTCTGGTTCGATTCGGGCTCCACGCACGCCTTCACGCTCGACGACCCGGACGCCTTTCCGGGCCTCGCCGGCATCCGTCGCCGCCGCGACGGCGGTGAGGACACGGTGATGTATCTCGAGGGCTCGGACCAGCACCGCGGCTGGTTCCACTCCTCGCTGCTCGAATCCTGCGGCACCCGCGATCGCGCGCCCTACGACGTGGTGCTGACCCACGGCTTCGTCCTCGACTCCAAGGGCGAGAAGATGTCGAAGTCGAAGGGCAACACCGTCGCGCCGCAGGACGTGATCAAGAGCTCGGGCGCCGACATCCTGCGCCTGTGGGTGGCGGCCTCCGACTATACCGACGACCTGCGCATCGGCCCGGAGATCATCAAGACCTTCTCCGAGACCTACCGCAAGCTGCGCAACTCGCTGCGCTGGATGCTGGGCACGCTCGCCCATCACCGGCCCGAGGATCGCGTCGCCCCCGAGGCGATGCCGGAGCTGGAGCGCTTCATCCTGCACCGTCTCGCCGAGCTCGACGGCGAGATCCGCGACGCCTTCCGCACCTTCGACACCAAGCGGGTGGTGGCCCTGCTCAACGGCTTCATGACCGGCGACCTGTCGTCGTTCTACTTCGACGTGCGCAAGGACGCGCTCTACTGCGACCCGATCTCGTCGGAGACCCGGCGGGCCGCGCTCACCGTCGTCGACGAGGTCTTCCGGCGCGTCACCGTCTGGCTCGCCCCGGTCCTCGCCTTCACGGCGGAGGAGGCCTGGCTCGCGCGCTACCCCTCCGAGACGGCTTCGGTCCACACCGAGACCCTGCCGGAGACCCCGGCCGCGTGGCGCGACGAGGTCCTGGCCAAGCGCTGGGCCAAGATCCGCCGGGTGCGCCGGGTGGTGACGGGGGCGCTCGAGATCGAGCGCGCCGCAAAGCGCATCGGCGCGAGCCTCGAAGCGGCCCCGAAGGTCTTCGTCGCCGATTCCGATCTGCTGGCGAGCCTCGACGGCATCGATTTCGCGGAGGTCTGCATCACGTCGGACATCGCGGTCGAGGCCGGGGAGGGTCCGGCGGACGCCTTCCGGCTCGACGAGGTCAAGGGCGTCGCGGTGGTGCCGGCCCTCGCGCAGGGTCGCAAATGCGCCCGCTCGTGGAAGGTGTTGCCCAGCGTCGGCAGCGATCCGGACTACCCGGACGTGACGCCCCGCGACGCGCAGGCCCTGCGCGAGTGGGACGCGCTCCACGCCAAGGCCGCCGAGTAG
- a CDS encoding pitrilysin family protein, whose translation MTPADAVSRTAAASSSSPTQARPVLSARGIEAWHVASPIVPLIALAFTFEGGAAQDPEGKAGTAQMLARLLDEGAGPHDSDAFQERLAARAIELSFHAGPDAIGGSLKMLVKHADEAIELLALALAQPRFDQPAIERVRAQMLAGLRYQQNDPGVMASRRFFAEAYPGHPYGRPSSGTIETVSSITRDDLVAMHRRLLARGRVKVAAVGAIDEETLVRALDAAFGALPEGGELNAVPATAITGLGRRIVVDLDVPQSVLRFGTDGVAWRDPDFIPAYVLNHILGGGAFTSRLFQEVREKRGLAYSVGTSLVSHRAASMTWGYTATKNERVAECLTVIADEIARLTSDGPSDDELQKAKDYLTGSYALGFDTSTKIAHQLVQIAFEGLGIDYISRRNGLIGAVTQADIRRAAARTLGDGKLLVVAAGRPTAME comes from the coding sequence ATGACCCCGGCCGACGCCGTCTCCCGCACTGCCGCCGCCTCGTCCTCCTCCCCGACCCAGGCGCGCCCCGTCCTCTCGGCCCGCGGCATCGAGGCCTGGCACGTCGCGTCGCCGATCGTCCCGCTGATCGCGCTCGCCTTCACCTTCGAGGGCGGCGCCGCGCAGGATCCCGAGGGCAAGGCCGGTACCGCGCAGATGCTGGCCCGCCTCCTCGACGAGGGCGCCGGGCCGCACGATTCCGACGCCTTCCAGGAGCGGTTGGCCGCCCGCGCCATCGAGCTGAGCTTCCATGCCGGGCCGGACGCGATCGGCGGCTCGCTCAAGATGCTGGTCAAGCACGCCGACGAGGCGATCGAGCTGCTGGCGCTCGCGCTGGCCCAGCCGCGCTTCGACCAGCCGGCGATCGAGCGGGTGCGGGCGCAGATGCTGGCCGGCCTGCGCTACCAGCAGAACGATCCCGGCGTGATGGCCTCGCGCCGCTTCTTCGCCGAGGCCTATCCGGGCCATCCCTACGGCCGGCCCTCCTCGGGCACGATCGAGACCGTGTCGTCGATCACCCGCGACGACCTCGTGGCGATGCATCGCCGGCTGCTCGCCCGCGGCCGGGTCAAGGTCGCGGCGGTCGGCGCCATCGACGAGGAGACGCTGGTGCGCGCCCTCGACGCCGCCTTCGGCGCCCTGCCGGAGGGCGGCGAGCTGAATGCGGTGCCGGCGACCGCGATCACGGGCCTGGGGCGGCGCATCGTCGTCGATCTCGACGTACCGCAATCGGTCCTGCGCTTCGGCACCGACGGCGTGGCGTGGCGCGACCCCGACTTCATCCCGGCCTACGTGCTCAACCACATCCTGGGCGGCGGCGCCTTCACCTCGCGGCTGTTCCAGGAGGTGCGCGAGAAGCGCGGCCTCGCCTACTCGGTCGGCACCTCGCTGGTGAGCCACCGCGCCGCCTCGATGACCTGGGGCTACACCGCGACCAAGAACGAGCGCGTCGCCGAGTGCCTGACGGTGATCGCCGACGAGATCGCCCGCCTGACCAGCGACGGCCCGTCCGACGACGAGTTGCAGAAGGCCAAGGACTACCTCACCGGCTCCTACGCCCTCGGCTTCGACACCTCGACCAAGATCGCCCACCAGCTGGTGCAGATCGCCTTCGAGGGGCTGGGCATCGATTACATCTCCCGCCGCAACGGCCTGATCGGCGCGGTGACGCAAGCCGACATCCGCCGCGCCGCGGCCCGCACCCTCGGGGACGGCAAGCTGCTGGTGGTGGCGGCCGGGCGGCCGACGGCGATGGAATGA